A single genomic interval of Prunus dulcis chromosome 5, ALMONDv2, whole genome shotgun sequence harbors:
- the LOC117627842 gene encoding 39S ribosomal protein L47, mitochondrial has product MLMVSRYFRRTLFSAAKSETSAAAASARTTGHNPLEEFFEADRSQDEEKPVVYGRSWKASELRLKSWDDLNKLWFVLLKEKNMLMTQRQMLQAQNLRFPNPERLPKVRKSMCRIKHVLTERAIEEPDPRRCAEMKKMINAL; this is encoded by the exons ATGTTGATGGTGTCAAGGTATTTTAGGAGAACACTCTTTTCTGCAGCTAAATCAGAAACTTCTGCTGCGGCTGCTTCAGCTAGGACGACGGGACATAACCCTCTTGAGGAGTTCTTTGAGGCAGATAGAAGccaagatgaagaaaagccaGTTGTCTACG GTCGAAGTTGGAAAGCATCTGAACTGCGCCTGAAATCTTGGGATGATCTCAATAAGCTATGGTTTGTTCTGCTTAAGGAGAAAAACATGCTGATGACTCAACGCCAGATGCTTCAGGCCCAGAATCTACGGTTTCCTAATCCTGAGCGCCTTCCCAAA GTGAGGAAGTCAATGTGCCGTATCAAGCATGTTCTGACAGAGCGAGCAATTGAAGAACCTGATCCCAGGAGGTGTGCtgagatgaagaaaatgataaatGCTTTGTGA
- the LOC117627194 gene encoding rac-like GTP-binding protein 3 encodes MASSASRFIKCVTVGDGAVGKTCMLICYTSNKFPTDYIPTVFDNFSANVVVEGTTVNLGLWDTAGQEDYNRLRPLSYRGADVFVLAFSLVSRASYENVLKKWIPELQHYAPGVPVVLAGTKLDLREDKHYLADHPGLVPVTTAQGEELRKQIGASFYIECSSKTQQNVKAVFDAAIRVVIKPPQKQKEKKQKARQGCLVNILCGRRLVCLK; translated from the exons ATGGCGTCAAGCGCTTCAAGGTTCATTAAGTGTGTGACGGTGGGAGATGGAGCTGTGGGGAAGACCTGTATGCTTATTTGCTACACCAGCAACAAATTTCCCACG GATTATATACCCACTGTGTTTGATAACTTCAGCGCTAATGTGGTGGTTGAAGGCACCACAGTGAACTTAGGCCTCTGGGACACCGCTG GGCAAGAGGATTACAATCGATTAAGGCCATTGAGCTACAGAGGGGCAGATGTCTTTGTCTTAGCTTTCTCATTAGTTAGTCGTGCAAGCTATGAGAACGTGCTGAAAAAG TGGATCCCTGAACTCCAGCATTATGCTCCCGGAGTCCCAGTTGTACTTGCTGGCACCAAATTAG ATCTTCGAGAGGATAAGCACTATTTGGCTGATCACCCAGGATTGGTACCTGTGACCACTGCACAG GGCGAGGAGCTGCGCAAGCAGATTGGTGCTTCATTTTATATAGAATGCAGCTCAAAAACTCAGCAG AATGTGAAAGCAGTTTTTGATGCTGCGATCAGGGTGGTTATCAAGCCACCACAGAAGcagaaggagaagaagcaAAAGGCACGTCAAGGATGCCTAGT CAACATCCTTTGCGGAAGGAGGCTAGTGTgtctcaaatga
- the LOC117627191 gene encoding uncharacterized protein LOC117627191: protein MHGRGGEERKRGRHMLTVPTRVSVADGSSSSSSSSPNSFFKDGRKISVGDCALFKPPQDSPPFIGIIRWLTISRENKLKLGVNWLYRPSEIKLGKGILLDAALNEIFYSFHKDEIPAASLLHPCKVAFLAKGVELPSGISSFVCRRVYDITNKCLWWLTDQDYMNERQEEVDQLLYKTRVEMHATVQSGGRSPKPMNGPTSASQLKVGSDGVQNSASSFSSQVKGKKRERGDQGSEPVKRERTTKMEDGDSVHSRQESILKSEIAKITDKGGLVDSEGVEKLLQLMLPDRNEKKIDLAGRSMLASVVAATDKFDCLSQFVQLKGVPVYDEWLQDVHKGKIGDGSGAKDSDKSVEEFLLVLLRALDKLPVNLNALQMCNLGKSVNHLRTHKNLEIQKKARSLVDTWKKRVQAEMDANSNVNPAVSWSARPRLSEASNGGNRHSGGSTDVAVKSSVTQLSVSKSASVKLVQGDSVTKSASASPGSKSVPSPVSASSNLKDGQSRIVAVGVTVDLPLTTPRDEKSSSSSQSHNNSQSCSNDHARTGGVSGKEDARSSTAGSMNVNKISGGSSRPRKSINGFPGSALSGVQRETVSSRSSSLHKSPPPEKSSQPGLASEKVLDGSAAEGNSHKLIVKIPNRGRSPAQSGSGGSFEDPSNMNSRASSPMQLEKHDQLDRSIKEKADVYRATVTSDVNNESWQSNDFKDVLTGSDEGDGSPAAVTAEEDCRAGDNSKKIAEVPKAASSSSGNEKSDNLQEASFSSMHALIESCVKYSEGNASVGDDLGMNLLASVAAGEMSKSESPTDSPQRSTPVSEHLCEGNDSRVKSPPVDELARDESQSNDGADDEYQKHGFESTTSGAKNGVVKSSSVCEQNSVAEDTRNIYYSSVSIQRSAGLSPENKEKSSEVSLAPSGTASPPSTVEKIMEGDGKPLQDKKIIGGVSADGIPDIKHGFSGLLPNGNKVSDVSSRVAVGKEAIEESSLHAELDVDGKIKNLHYEGMDSSVPAEEKPSTLKRHSELVKGTCEDVLLSSGFRKDLISGKASELKAEKADETDDSGHHNQAENQRTDPESNDPSPSKNESNDLSIPENRALGGSSSAVTDNDDEHVEENLESKEANDQLGEPVLSKVSSDLPMQEVEEHLRSRRSKLTSMEAEEADECTSTTADASSVSAAGVAEADAKVEFDLNEGFNADDGKYGEPSNLTAPGCSTALQLISPLPFAVSSMSSGLPASVTVPAAAKGPCIPPEDLLKSKGEVGWKGSAATSAFRPAEPRKALEMLLGTTISVLEPTAGKQGRPALDIDLNVPDERILEDMAPQGPAQEICSRSDPTNNNDLARDQSMSIAPVRCSGGLDLDLNQIDEASEMGNYSLSNSCRMDNPLLSVKSTGPLNGEVSLRRDFDLNDGPVVEELSAEPAVFSQHTRSSVPSQPPLSGLRMNNTEVGNFSWFPPANTYSAVAIPSIMSDRGDQPFPIVATGGPQRMLGPTSGSNPFNSDLYRGSVLSSSPAVPYPSTSFPYPVFPFGSSFPLPSAAFAGGSAPYLDSSSAGRFGYSAVRSQLLGPGAMISSHYPRPYVVNLPDGSNNSSGESTRKWGRQGLDLNAGPGGPDLEGRDVTSPLAPRQLSVAGSQALAEEHVRMFQMQGGPFKRKEPEGGWDGYKQSSWK from the exons ATGCATGGGAGGGGAGGTGAGGAGAGGAAACGGGGTCGGCACATGTTGACAGTCCCCACGCGTGTATCCGTGGCCGATGGTTCTTCCTCATCATCTTCGTCTTCGCCCAATTCGTTTTTCAag GACGGACGCAAGATCAGTGTTGGCGATTGTGCACTTTTCAAACCCCCCCAAGATTCCCCACCTTTCATTGGAATAATTCGTTGGCTGACTATAAGCAGAGAGAACAAGTTAAAATTGGGTGTAAATTGGCTTTATCGACCTTCTGAAATAAAGCTTGGCAAAGGCATCCTGTTGGATGCTGCGctgaatgaaattttttattccttCCATAAGGATGAGATTCCTGCCGCATCGTTACTTCATCCGTGTAAAGTTGCATTCCTTGCTAAAGGTGTCGAACTTCCGTCAGGGATTTCATCTTTTGTGTGCCGGCGTGTTTACGACATCACAAATAAGTGTTTATGGTGGCTAACTGATCAGGACTATATGAAT GAACGACAAGAGGAAGTAGATCAATTGTTGTACAAAACGCGAGTAGAGATGCATGCAACTGTGCAGTCTGGTGGTCGATCTCCCAAACCAATGAATGGTCCAACATCAGCATCACAGTTAAAAGTCGGGTCAGATGGTGTCCAGAATAGTGCCTCATCCTTTTCTTCTCAAgttaaagggaaaaaaagggagCGGGGGGACCAGGGCTCTGAGCCTGTCAAACGAGAACGTACTACAAAAATGGAGGATGGAGATTCTGTTCACAGTAGACAGGAAAGCATtttaaaatctgaaattgCTAAAATAACAGATAAAGGAGGGCTTGTAGATTCTGAAGGGGTTGAGAAATTGTTGCAGCTCATGTTGCCTGAtagaaatgagaaaaaaatagacTTGGCTGGCCGGTCAATGCTTGCTAGTGTTGTAGCAGCCACAGATAAATTTGATTGCCTTAGTCAATTTGTGCAGCTCAAGGGTGTGCCAGTATATGATGAATGGCTCCAAGATGTCCATAAAGGGAAGATAGGTGATGGCAGCGGAGCCAAAGATAGCGACAAATCTGTTGAGGAGTTTCTCTTGGTTTTACTTCGGGCACTGGATAAGCTGCCTGTTAATCTCAATGCTCTGCAAATGTGTAACCTTGGAAAGTCTGTAAATCACTTACGGACGCATAAGAACTTGGAAATTCAGAAGAAAGCAAGAAGTTTAGTTGATACATGGAAGAAACGCGTTCAAGCTGAAATGGATGCAAATTCTAATGTAAATCCGGCTGTCTCCTGGTCTGCAAGACCACGCCTCTCTGAAGCTTCTAATGGTGGAAACAGGCATTCAGGCGGATCCACTGATGTTGCTGTGAAGAGCTCAGTCACACAGCTTTCTGTATCCAAATCTGCTTCAGTTAAGCTTGTCCAAGGAGATAGTGTTACCAAATCTGCTTCTGCATCTCCGGGATCTAAATCGGTTCCATCACCAGTGTCAGCAAGTTCTAACCTAAAAGATGGACAGTCCCGAATTGTTGCTGTTGGTGTCACAGTTGATCTTCCATTGACAACTCCAAGGGATGAGAAAAGTAGCAGTTCTAGTCAATCTCACAACAACAGTCAATCGTGTTCGAATGATCATGCTAGAACTGGAGGTGTGTCTGGGAAAGAGGATGCGAGGAGCTCTACTGCTGGTTCAATGAATGTGAATAAGATATCAGGTGGCTCTTCACGCCCTCGGAAATCAATAAATGGCTTCCCAGGCTCTGCCCTTTCTGGAGTTCAAAGAGAAACTGTGTCAAGCAGAAGTTCATCCTTGCACAAAAGTCCACCTCCAGAAAAATCATCACAACCTGGATTGGCAAGTGAAAAGGTACTTGATGGGTCTGCTGCTGAGGGAAATAGTCACAAATTGATTGTAAAGATTCCAAACCGTGGACGCAGTCCTGCACAAAGTGGCAGTGGAGGTTCATTTGAAGATCCTTCAAATATGAATAGCAGAGCTTCATCTCCCATGCAATTGGAGAAGCATGATCAGTTAGATCGTAGCATAAAGGAAAAGGCTGATGTTTATCGAGCTACTGTTACTTCGGATGTGAACAACGAGTCATGGCAAAGTAATGATTTTAAAGATGTACTGACTGGATCCGATGAGGGCGATGGGTCCCCCGCTGCTGTTACTGCTGAAGAGGACTGTAGGGCTGGTGACAACTCTAAGAAAATTGCAGAAGTCCCGAAAGCTGCTTCCTCATCATCTGGGAACGAAAAATCGGATAACTTGCAGGAGGCTTCTTTCAGCTCTATGCATGCATTGATTGAAAGCTGTGTGAAGTATTCTGAAGGTAATGCCTCAGTTGGAGATGATCTTGGTATGAATCTGCTTGCTAGCGTGGCTGCTGGAGAGATGTCTAAATCTGAGTCCCCAACTGATTCTCCACAAAGGAGCACCCCGGTATCTGAGCATCTCTGCGAAGGCAATGATTCCAGAGTCAAATCACCTCCTGTTGATGAGCTTGCTCGAGACGAAAGTCAGTCTAATGATGGTGCTGATGACGAATATCAAAAGCATGGTTTTGAATCCACTACTTCTGGGGCTAAGAACGGGGTTGTTAAATCTTCTTCTGTGTGTGAACAGAATTCTGTAGCAGAGGACACTAGAAATATTTACTATTCCAGTGTAAGTATCCAGCGTTCTGCAGGTCTCTCcccagaaaacaaagaaaaatcaagtgaAGTTAGCTTAGCTCCGTCTGGGACTGCTTCCCCTCCTAGTACGGTTGAGAAAATTATGGAGGGTGATGGTAAACCACTTCAAGACAAAAAGATAATTGGTGGAGTGAGTGCTGATGGCATTCCAGATATTAAACACGGTTTTAGTGGTCTTTTGccaaatggaaataaggttaGTGATGTTAGTTCAAGGGTAGCAGTGGGGAAAGAAGCCATTGAAGAATCATCCTTACACGCAGAGTTAGATGTTGATGGTAagataaaaaatttacattaTGAAGGAATGGACAGCAGTGTACCAGCGGAGGAGAAACCATCTACTTTAAAGAGACATTCTGAGTTGGTAAAAGGAACCTGTGAAGATGTGCTGCTTTCTTCTGGTTTTAGAAAAGATTTGATCTCAGGAAAAGCCAGTGAACTGAAGGCTGAAAAAGCTGATGAAACAGACGACTCTGGTCATCATAATCAggctgaaaatcaaagaactgATCCAGAAAGTAATGACCCCAGCCcttcaaaaaatgaaagtaaTGATCTTTCAATTCCTGAGAATCGAGCTTTAGGTGGCTCTAGTTCTGCTGTTACTGATAACGACGATGAGCATGTGGAGGAGAATTTGGAAAGTAAAGAAGCTAATGATCAACTTGGTGAACCTGTTCTTTCAAAGGTGTCATCTGATCTTCCAATGCAAGAAGTAGAAGAACATTTGAGGTCCAGGAGGTCTAAGTTGACCAGCATGGAAGCAGAAGAAGCTGACGAATGTACATCTACAACTGCAGATGCTTCTTCTGTGTCTGCTGCAGGGGTAGCAGAGGCAGATGCAAAAGTGGAGTTTGATTTGAATGAAGGATTTAATGCCGATGATGGGAAATATGGAGAGCCAAGTAACTTGACAGCACCTGGATGTTCAACTGCTCTTCAGTTGATTAGCCCGTTACCTTTTGCTGTTTCTTCCATGTCCAGTGGCCTTCCCGCTTCAGTTACGGTGCCTGCTGCAGCAAAAGGGCCCTGTATCCCGCCAGAGGACCTGTTGAAGAGTAAAGGGGAGGTTGGTTGGAAGGGATCAGCAGCAACGAGTGCATTCCGGCCAGCTGAACCCAGAAAAGCTCTAGAGATGTTGCTGGGTACTACTATTTCAGTTCTTGAGCCTACAGCTGGCAAGCAAGGACGCCCTGCTTTGGACATTGACTTGAATGTACCTGATGAAAGAATTCTTGAGGATATGGCTCCTCAAGGTCCTGCTCAAGAGATATGTTCTCGTTCTGACCcaacaaataataatgattTGGCGCGTGATCAATCAATGAGTATTGCACCTGTTCGCTGCTCAGGGGGCCTTGATCTTGATTTGAACCAAATTGATGAGGCTTCTGAAATGGGTAATTACTCATTGAGCAATAGTTGCCGAATGGATAACCCGCTCCTGTCAGTAAAATCAACTGGACCTCTCAATGGAGAAGTTAGTCTTCGtagggattttgatttgaatgaCGGACCTGTTGTCGAGGAGTTGAGTGCTGAACCAGCAGTGTTTAGCCAGCATACCAGGAGCAGTGTGCCATCTCAACCACCTCTTTCTGGTTTAAGGATGAACAATACAGAAGTGGGGAACTTCTCCTGGTTTCCTCCAGCCAATACGTACTCTGCAGTCGCAATTCCTTCAATTATGTCAGATCGTGGAGACCAGCCATTCCCAATTGTTGCAACTGGTGGACCACAAAGGATGTTGGGTCCCACTAGTGGTAGCAACCCATTTAATTCTGATCTCTACAGGGGTTCAGTGTTGTCATCTTCTCCAGCAGTACCCTATCCTTCTACTTCATTTCCATATCCAGTCTTTCCTTTTGGGAGCAGTTTTCCTCTGCCCTCAGCTGCATTTGCAGGCGGTTCAGCTCCATATCTTGATTCATCATCTGCTGGGAGGTTTGGCTACTCTGCTGTCCGCTCCCAATTGTTAGGACCTGGTGCTATGATTTCTTCCCATTACCCAAGGCCCTATGTTGTTAATCTTCCTGATGGTAGTAATAACAGTAGTGGTGAGAGCACTAGGAAATGGGGAAGGCAGGGGCTAGATCTCAATGCAGGGCCTGGAGGCCCAGACTTAGAGGGGAGAGATGTGACTTCACCCCTTGCCCCACGGCAACTATCTGTTGCTGGTTCACAAGCCCTAGCTGAGGAGCATGTAAGGATGTTCCAGATGCAAGGTGGCCCCTTTAAGCGGAAGGAACCTGAAGGAGGGTGGGATGGCTACAAACAATCCTCGTGGAAATAG